The Glycine soja cultivar W05 chromosome 15, ASM419377v2, whole genome shotgun sequence region ACAAACTTAAGAGTTTAACCATGTCTAGGTATCCTATGgtaacatttcattttttaccATTTCAATAGTCTAAAATAATATCCAATCGCATAACATTGTCTACCACACacacatgaaaaattaaaatattacaaatttcatatttgatttttagtttttctaaaaacttttgtctatttttaataccctgtttatttttattactaactAGTCTTAttagcaataaaaataaaacggaATATATTTGTGGATCAATTACTAATAAAattctattaatttattagagatcaaaaacatattttagtcaaAAATCTATATAGCTATTGAGTAAATATTCAttccatattatttttataaataaattaaaactaatatttttttcatgtcttattttctatatttaaatcaaaatgtGATATGTCATTGGAAATATTATTCTCTTGCTTTTTTATGTGTTACGTTCATAAATTCATGTTAAATGACTTttagcttcattttttttttatagaaaatgatttttatctTAATGTGATATATTAACATATAATGAAGTAATGATTATAAGAAAACTTAAAAGTGTTTGTTTCACACACAAGATAAGAAACacgaattgtaaaaaaatatactcctATACCACAAATTAGAATCTCTAACTTGGAGAGTAAAATTTTCACTCCACTCCCTCTCTCAAtaagacatttttattttagaggAAGGATCCACTTTCGATTCCCTCAGTGTAAAATATTGTTGGATTAGAGATAATTATGTAATGTGAGCAGCAGAAAATTAGAAGACAACATGATATCTAGTTTAAGATAAAAAACTTacatatttattcttttatataatatattataacaatttagaatatttatatatgaagacaactttaatttttgttttacccAAACTCATAAATTTTCTAGATTAACTTTGTATAGACTATTGCACTATCTATTATTTGAGTcactttttgttgtttatttctttttttccacCATTTTCcttatctattttattatttattagtattttaacttttaattgtaTGACATAAAtgcttattttaatataatgaaaatttaaacaaataagtgttttaaatatatataatatattataattaaaatatataataaataaatactttaaatatttaaattatagtttaatttataatcatataattattttgaattattattatttaaaaaaattgaaaattaatttaaagataaagtAAAATTTGGGTAAAATTTGGTGAGGTAGTTGTGTAGTTCATGTGAATCTTAAGTTAAAATTTGGTTACTTCCACTATACACGgagaaaatttagtttaattggtttttttataggtaaaagaaataaaaaaaatatttaattgattgaataatGTACGAGTTgttgtgaatatttttttatatttgtcgtcaattaatacaaataaagaaaaatcttttaaaaaatatacaaaaatatatataaaaaagtagttTGAAATCATCaagagtgaaaaaaatttattagttgCAGAACTAAATGTGAAGTGTACATTTAAAAGGAATAGgggagaaaatattaaaaatagttaattggAAGAATATATAACATAAAAGTCTCATTGTTCGagttgtgcattttaatttattgtatgaGTAAATTTTACATCACTTTTGTGTGTACTCGTTTATATTTTGGCGATAATTTTGtttgtataaaatataagttCTTAAATTAGTATTATacgtatatttatttaatttatttgttaacatctttatttcttaatttatatatatagaaaaaatttataaagctaaattatatattatattctatACTTTATATGTAAAATGTTagtattatcattattattttaatctagTTATAAACTGCATGCGCCAATCTCGAGTGAAATTAGACTCCCTCTCCCTCCTCCCACCTAAACCATCAAATTTCGGTCCCAAATTCCAAATCCACTAATCTCATGTTCTCCTGCTTGGTCAGAAGAATTAACGCTGACCCATCACCCTTAAAACGCTGCGTTTCAGTGCAACTCCATTTTAATCCCATGGTATGACTCAACAAAGCGCGGGTACTGCAATACGCTGtttcattaattaatcaaaCTCTAAAAACGACAGCCGTTTGTTCGAACTCCCGccctattttcaatttcattcatTCATCACTCTAAAAATTCCGCTTCCAATTATTTTCTCCCATCCTCCCAATTTCCCTTCCCTCCCTTCCTTCCCCTTTTTCACTTAACCCGCTCCAATTCTCAAATCTcaattcaaaagaatcaaaacccAAACTTCAATTCGTTTCCCTCACAACACTTTCCCTTCCCAATCAATTCCTCCTTCCACcactttccttctcttcttccctTCAATGTTCTAACCTAACCCCAAAATGGATTCCTCCACCACATTCCTCAACGACCTTCCTCCCCTCAAGAGACTAAGACTcttgcaacaacaacagcaacaaaaaGAAGAACATCATTATTATGACTCTTCTTCACCTTTACCCGCTAAAAAACGCAAGGAGTCTCGAACCCTATCTCCACCCTCTCCCACCACCACCAAAACCGTTTATAACTATTCCCTCCCCGCCAAGAAAAGAGTGTGGGCCCTACAACCCCAGAGCCCACCCTCAAATGACGTCGTCCCCGCCTTCGACCTCAATGTGGAATACACACCCAGCCCCAACAACCACGGAGACTTCGAAGAAGACCACTCCGAGGACGAGGACGGGGTTCTATGCTGTGTGTGCCAGAGCACGGACGGCGACCCTGCGGATCCAATAGTCTTCTGCGACGGGTGCGACCTCATGGTGCACGCCTCCTGCTACGGCACTCCCCTGTCCAAGTCCATCCCGGATGGAGACTGGTTCTGCGAACGCTGCTGTTTCCGTTTCGAGAAGAATGATGTTGGCAACATCAATTGCAATGCTTGCGTGCTGTGCCCTTCCACCGAGGGGGCGATGAAGCGGACCACCGCCGAGGAGGAAGGTGGCGCGACGTGGGCACACGTGGTGTGCGCCCTGTTCGTGCCGGAAGTGTTCTTTCTTGACCCCGAAGGGAGGGAGGGGATCGACTTCTCCAAGGTTCCAAAGAAGAGGTGGGAGGAGAGGTGCTATCTTTGCGGATCCTGCGAAGGGTGTGCTTTGGTGTGTTCTGAGCCCAAGTGCGGGTTGGGGTTTCATGTCACTTGTGCGCTGAAGGAGGAACTTTGGATTGAGTACAGGGAAGGGAAGAAGGGTGGTACCATAGTTGCCGGCTTCTGCAAAAACCACACCCAAGTTTGGGAAAAGGTAATGTCTCTTTTCCCTctattttttggttttggtgTTGGTCCTAATCAATTAGGAAGAGTCGAAAAAACCTGAATAAACCAAACAGCAGCAACCAGATGCTGTTTGCTTTTTTATTGCTGCACTTGCGTTTCAATTGTCTGCATAATTTCTATACTGGTTGTGTTTTTGGTACTTGGTTGCTGTTGTTTTGTTATAATTTGTGTGCTGGGAATTGAATCTTCCTAATTGGTATTGGACCAACATTTGGAATCGGAATTGGGTTTTGTTCAGTTTTCCCTCTGTCTAGTCATATTTGTGTGTCCGATAAGCTTAAGATAGCATTCAAATAACTTCAATATGAATTTTATAGTGGATGGTTGGATTaatgtttctaaaatttaaGTTCGGGTTAAACTGAGTTGGCAAAAGTAACCAAGTTTTGTTTTTACATAATTGAGTTTTTAGAA contains the following coding sequences:
- the LOC114387131 gene encoding protein Jade-1-like isoform X1, translated to MDSSTTFLNDLPPLKRLRLLQQQQQQKEEHHYYDSSSPLPAKKRKESRTLSPPSPTTTKTVYNYSLPAKKRVWALQPQSPPSNDVVPAFDLNVEYTPSPNNHGDFEEDHSEDEDGVLCCVCQSTDGDPADPIVFCDGCDLMVHASCYGTPLSKSIPDGDWFCERCCFRFEKNDVGNINCNACVLCPSTEGAMKRTTAEEEGGATWAHVVCALFVPEVFFLDPEGREGIDFSKVPKKRWEERCYLCGSCEGCALVCSEPKCGLGFHVTCALKEELWIEYREGKKGGTIVAGFCKNHTQVWEKQQQSGKYKIVAVEDEK
- the LOC114387131 gene encoding protein Jade-1-like isoform X2, with protein sequence MDSSTTFLNDLPPLKRLRLLQQQQQQKEEHHYYDSSSPLPAKKRKESRTLSPPSPTTTKTVYNYSLPAKKRVWALQPQSPPSNDVVPAFDLNVEYTPSPNNHGDFEEDHSEDEDGVLCCVCQSTDGDPADPIVFCDGCDLMVHASCYGTPLSKSIPDGDWFCERCCFRFEKNDVGNINCNACVLCPSTEGAMKRTTAEEEGGATWAHVVCALFVPEVFFLDPEGREGIDFSKVPKKRWEERCYLCGSCEGCALVCSEPKCGLGFHVTCALKEELWIEYREGKKGGTIVAGFCKNHTQVWEKQSGKYKIVAVEDEK